The proteins below are encoded in one region of Listeria swaminathanii:
- a CDS encoding F0F1 ATP synthase subunit alpha has protein sequence MKTIHFDMNKYETPVDLEYLKEHGRVEKISDGVIFSSGLENAALHQAVTIDGKHRGVILELNEEFVGIGLIDKTNDILEGMTVSVTDHFIEVNLFEDMAGRIIDTTGKMLYDISDEQPTATSPLFCVTPAIMTIDSVTRPLNTGLAVIDSITPIGRGQRQLILGNRQSGKTQIAVDTIINQHNQNVHCIYVAIGLKAAYIAEVIETLRKHGAMDYSTVVATAASDSLTAQYLTPYAGMAVAEALRDQGKDVLIIFDDLTKHADAYRAITLLFNRPPGREAYPGDSFYIHSSLLERAVQMNQEHGGGSITAIPMIETLSDDVTAYIPTNVISITDGQLFLKSDLFNRGQKPAVDVGVSVSRIGGDAQHPIIRKLSKNLTLILSQFEELKELLDFGNALDDGSMKMVTDGRMLTELFKQNILSPLSVTELIAILYAFQNGFLNKMAPTNVQSFKGLLLEKAHAHPGFESFSNQIEEISELDESHVKLLEEIIQEAGRPFR, from the coding sequence TTGAAAACTATTCATTTTGATATGAACAAATACGAAACCCCTGTGGATTTGGAATATTTAAAAGAACATGGCCGGGTTGAGAAAATCTCTGATGGTGTAATTTTTTCTTCTGGCCTAGAAAATGCGGCACTTCACCAAGCTGTTACGATTGACGGGAAACACCGCGGCGTAATCCTTGAGTTAAATGAAGAATTTGTCGGTATCGGTTTAATTGATAAAACAAATGATATTTTAGAAGGAATGACTGTGTCTGTTACGGATCATTTTATCGAAGTAAATCTTTTTGAAGATATGGCAGGCCGTATTATTGATACAACTGGAAAAATGTTATACGACATTAGCGATGAACAGCCGACTGCTACTTCGCCGCTATTTTGTGTAACTCCAGCTATTATGACAATTGATAGTGTAACTCGCCCGCTGAATACAGGGCTTGCAGTAATCGACTCTATCACACCAATTGGTCGAGGTCAGCGTCAGTTAATTCTTGGCAACCGGCAATCAGGCAAAACCCAAATCGCGGTGGATACAATCATTAATCAACACAATCAAAATGTACATTGTATCTATGTCGCAATTGGTCTAAAAGCAGCTTATATTGCTGAGGTGATTGAAACGCTCCGTAAACATGGCGCGATGGACTATTCAACAGTAGTTGCAACAGCAGCAAGTGATTCTCTTACCGCCCAATATTTAACCCCATATGCGGGAATGGCGGTCGCAGAGGCATTACGGGACCAAGGGAAAGACGTTTTAATTATTTTTGATGATTTAACGAAACATGCGGATGCTTATCGAGCGATTACATTGCTCTTCAATCGTCCACCGGGAAGAGAAGCTTATCCTGGTGATAGTTTCTACATTCACTCAAGTCTATTGGAACGTGCGGTACAAATGAATCAGGAGCATGGTGGTGGCTCAATCACCGCTATACCGATGATTGAAACCTTATCTGATGATGTAACAGCTTATATTCCGACTAACGTTATTTCGATTACAGATGGTCAATTGTTCTTAAAATCCGATCTATTCAACCGTGGTCAAAAGCCAGCAGTAGATGTCGGTGTATCGGTTTCCAGAATCGGTGGTGACGCGCAACATCCGATTATTCGCAAACTTAGTAAGAACCTGACACTTATACTTTCTCAGTTTGAAGAGTTGAAAGAATTACTGGATTTCGGTAATGCACTTGATGACGGAAGTATGAAAATGGTGACAGATGGACGGATGTTGACGGAGCTATTTAAACAAAATATTTTGAGCCCGCTATCCGTGACAGAATTAATTGCCATTTTATATGCATTCCAAAATGGTTTCTTAAACAAAATGGCGCCAACAAATGTTCAATCTTTCAAAGGATTGTTATTAGAAAAAGCACATGCACATCCGGGCTTTGAGTCATTTTCTAACCAAATTGAGGAAATCAGTGAACTAGATGAGTCGCACGTCAAACTATTAGAAGAAATTATTCAGGAAGCGGGGAGGCCTTTCCGTTGA
- a CDS encoding ATP synthase F0 subunit C (Produces ATP from ADP in the presence of a proton gradient across the membrane. Subunit C is part of the membrane proton channel F0) has product MDLVVACSVIGAALAIGLATLGAAIGQGIAVSRATEIIGKNPNAKKEVMGGLFLGLLMIVALMLFALAIAVILLWVNPFI; this is encoded by the coding sequence ATGGATTTAGTAGTTGCATGTAGCGTAATTGGCGCCGCACTAGCAATTGGGCTCGCAACTTTGGGAGCTGCAATTGGACAAGGAATTGCGGTCAGTAGAGCAACAGAAATTATCGGAAAAAACCCGAATGCAAAAAAAGAAGTTATGGGAGGCCTCTTTTTAGGACTTCTAATGATTGTTGCATTAATGCTTTTTGCACTGGCAATCGCAGTCATCTTGCTTTGGGTTAACCCGTTCATATGA
- a CDS encoding F0F1 ATP synthase subunit gamma, protein MSSIDQARKKIKALNSTYKIVHVTELATLGKLSGLREKAEAAVSYYETILKSLRWVRKTMYTSKNAEAIEEKNVTALAITSERGLCGAYNSEVFAEIDKLIETLGDQVNINWIVVGEQGHRYLTNLGQNISKYLQFSLENIDLETTTEVTADFIDQINKQEMDALYVIFTKYLNAVQSEAMCEKIYPDIPEELDAESIEVDYVLDFETDDEQVEQLLLENYLCGLLYSMFRYSVASEYCMRRIAMKQAKDNIHKQHEEAVFDARKKALQQKTGELLDIISGAQTIRKEEE, encoded by the coding sequence TTGAGTAGCATAGACCAGGCGCGAAAAAAAATTAAAGCACTGAACTCAACTTATAAAATTGTCCATGTAACGGAATTAGCAACCCTTGGTAAACTTTCTGGCTTGCGGGAAAAAGCAGAAGCAGCCGTTAGTTATTACGAAACTATCTTGAAAAGTTTGCGTTGGGTTAGAAAAACGATGTACACCAGCAAAAATGCAGAAGCAATTGAAGAAAAAAATGTTACTGCACTTGCGATTACATCTGAACGAGGGCTTTGTGGAGCTTATAACAGTGAAGTTTTTGCTGAAATAGATAAATTAATTGAAACGCTTGGTGATCAAGTGAATATCAATTGGATTGTCGTGGGGGAACAAGGACATCGTTATTTAACGAATCTTGGCCAGAATATCAGCAAATATTTACAGTTTTCACTTGAAAATATTGATTTGGAAACAACGACAGAAGTAACAGCAGATTTTATTGATCAAATTAATAAGCAAGAAATGGATGCATTGTATGTTATTTTCACGAAGTATTTAAATGCAGTTCAATCAGAAGCGATGTGCGAAAAAATTTATCCGGATATTCCTGAAGAATTAGATGCGGAGTCAATTGAAGTTGATTATGTACTTGATTTTGAGACGGATGACGAACAAGTAGAACAGTTGTTACTAGAAAATTATCTATGTGGGTTGCTTTATAGCATGTTCCGCTATTCGGTTGCTAGTGAGTATTGTATGCGCCGAATTGCGATGAAACAAGCGAAGGACAATATCCATAAGCAACATGAAGAAGCCGTTTTTGACGCTAGAAAAAAAGCATTACAGCAAAAAACTGGCGAATTGTTAGATATCATCAGTGGCGCACAGACGATCAGGAAGGAAGAAGAATAA
- a CDS encoding ATP phosphoribosyltransferase regulatory subunit, translating to MKKNILVVIIVSVLAISAVVSAFFLMRDDAYAIEAEGFTYSPKGKPVTFSADAKYNDAWLNNEKTISDGKEVKPINLARTLFLKDGRIQFLGKSVAIKSASDLIEMPSKTTVTENKGTYKASVTKDKTIAQLPKGTVVKLAEGRYIILDNAYLKNKKGLNKKLPKNVIVSIDENKKVLLMGEKTLEELAGDDAYIEMENNRYQFDLKKEILVSQTDNEEDIDIRSIKVEIDDKAEKRNLKSTKETTTTDETKKQEDKSNEQTKTNQATDGNAANNEAAAGNSNGGDTGTATKNGANETTKNNQNNTDVTKGNEIIKRLNDAESLSAFQVPIVDVELTVKGQKASAKLQLTDSSERLQSLEAILYDSENKVVKKVSLNSSKADQDFAFDSLKYGETYQVVVQGKYKSASDKIQETIFFRQTVEAKPVVLTPKVVERSEDSLTAEITATELYGNVDELVLKIKENNSNVTTSKTVKVDAKALTKDGKVEVKFDSLSSSKEYIVEMEKLVVDGKEVTDENWYFIASTLKAKPTMAGIELAYSTEKGEFTAVPINLIDKDSSITSIRYVAYLEEDYKANGENAKEYAYSVVDSSQKKTSVKVGRTVDMSDGSYVFVAYISGNNNQADFTFATPVSNAVVVGMKSIPTVEFSLKAAEQDKLTINYEVFDADNTMLYDNLTHPTLKLYKSNAQGLYSGNPVATVDLRNKSDITNLLEFDSLESETYYVVVMTASYNLDDGTGIMVDQRIGQSSVFQTTEIAKVDATFTLESVTTKQAEINVKFSESATKLSTANLKIYDKKNNTLIKTIPLNSDFEKLMSADGKNYLFEDLAINKEYLLKVEDGLDSGMNQVPVEGELVFKTKRETPITDKVLLDYQPNKMKVGGLAGIEATEKPMLDDYNAVSSITYRIYKVDDLNTPLVEQEVSTAAEFEKYSYFDLSNADLGRGFDYMIKAEVIWNDNYEDHRIEISSETIQIKKEKPTVEYEILRRTATEVKLNVYVRDIEGAIIPGKLDITSSTGGTVPLVNGKNTVTLPLSSEGATTIKTVGDYVVTSGEPAESTVFMTKNLVAMNTTAPQASAQFALDETGRSLILTPQPDDVAKSNVMKTTYSIQAENSSSPDYSVAKIGDEQFDAQTIDLPFGNVWFNNSYQLALDMKMNYMENRINNEKLFENYYVSLNDNAAFVTSSNGGVSTTRNANRADVYRVTKGPTDAEGNISGVKFKNIWTGTYIAYRGGVLISNSETADPFSFRRQEDGSYVAELNGRYVDFSSGLVSTEAAGSKIDLYSAQEETGKVSQSITTKALAEPNITAESLSIYDKRVKLDVIGEDKDNTIVKKSNENELFVNAYKEDGTTLVKSVRIDGLPTRDVSLTELSPDKTYVIKVEGKYDLLDGEGAKNKVYYTETITTEKSLPSMASTSYTWNPAFGFRTIKGSNNFIDESSVLTDIEYRLYDAATVSSSLTNLVALEQELGSKTPAATFNNLSKTPEFGLYNNLGIQNYASGKTYIIAAFMKTSLAKAPIFLSDAKSIYLAPPKTVSAPIKLESVSARQATLKFSYNDPDSYFVGGTNKQFQYVLKETTSGKIVKNGAFTGGNTASWLNTFDDLEPAKGYTLTISTNYDTLAGDGSHPWSTSLNFTTDDEYVTSNSVTIQLDAATKKIKLQAKELSPGSTTIEKIEMEFYELLDYGGNNERTSLVERKTVTLPSSYPATISESFSIAGKKQNQSFLGKMVVTYRTPLNEVKTYEKTSNFVTLQEDIAANLRSFRSVRATDTNVAVELDTTKVDTEAKETYTFELKDEDGEVIDTEKVAAKDIAEPVNLSMEPTSNYAITVFDQKDKPIALYQGNNEENNLKANITDDSFTLMANDTADAKTKLTVTIEPKELSAWEKVQSWFGKDFTETKTVEKEELDAGVEFDTNYHDSKVTVKETESGKTFGIIELEASK from the coding sequence TTGAAGAAAAATATTTTAGTTGTAATTATTGTTTCGGTACTTGCTATAAGTGCGGTTGTTTCAGCATTTTTTCTAATGAGAGATGACGCTTATGCTATTGAAGCAGAGGGATTTACGTATAGTCCCAAAGGAAAACCAGTTACGTTTTCAGCTGATGCGAAGTACAATGATGCTTGGCTTAATAATGAAAAGACCATTTCAGACGGAAAAGAAGTAAAACCGATTAACTTGGCCAGAACCTTATTTTTAAAAGATGGACGAATCCAGTTTTTAGGTAAAAGTGTAGCTATTAAAAGTGCGTCAGATTTAATTGAGATGCCTTCAAAAACAACCGTCACTGAAAACAAAGGGACATATAAAGCAAGTGTTACAAAAGACAAAACGATTGCGCAGCTTCCGAAAGGCACGGTAGTTAAACTTGCTGAAGGACGCTACATTATTTTAGATAATGCATATTTGAAAAACAAAAAAGGACTTAACAAAAAATTACCAAAAAACGTTATTGTTTCCATTGATGAGAATAAGAAAGTTTTATTAATGGGGGAAAAAACTTTAGAAGAACTTGCGGGCGATGATGCCTATATTGAAATGGAAAATAATCGTTATCAATTTGATTTGAAGAAAGAAATATTAGTCAGCCAAACTGACAATGAAGAAGATATTGATATTCGTTCGATTAAGGTTGAAATAGATGATAAGGCCGAGAAACGAAATCTAAAATCTACAAAAGAAACAACTACAACAGACGAAACGAAGAAGCAAGAAGATAAAAGCAATGAACAAACAAAAACAAATCAAGCAACCGATGGTAATGCAGCTAATAACGAAGCCGCAGCTGGTAATTCTAACGGTGGAGACACTGGAACAGCTACCAAAAATGGTGCAAATGAAACCACGAAAAATAACCAAAATAATACCGATGTCACTAAAGGTAATGAAATTATCAAAAGGCTAAATGACGCTGAAAGTTTAAGTGCATTCCAAGTGCCAATTGTGGATGTTGAATTAACTGTGAAAGGCCAAAAAGCCTCCGCAAAATTACAACTAACCGATTCTTCTGAACGACTGCAATCTTTAGAAGCAATTTTATACGACAGCGAAAACAAAGTTGTGAAAAAGGTATCATTGAATTCATCAAAGGCCGACCAAGATTTTGCTTTTGATAGTTTAAAATACGGCGAAACCTACCAAGTTGTCGTTCAAGGGAAGTACAAATCTGCAAGTGATAAAATTCAAGAAACGATTTTCTTCCGCCAAACGGTAGAAGCAAAACCGGTTGTATTAACGCCAAAAGTAGTCGAACGCAGTGAAGATAGTTTGACGGCGGAGATAACTGCAACAGAATTATATGGCAATGTGGACGAATTAGTTCTAAAAATCAAAGAAAACAACAGTAATGTAACTACTTCTAAAACAGTTAAAGTGGATGCTAAGGCACTTACGAAAGACGGCAAAGTAGAAGTCAAATTTGACTCGTTAAGTAGTAGTAAAGAATACATCGTCGAGATGGAAAAATTAGTGGTTGATGGTAAAGAAGTAACGGATGAAAATTGGTATTTCATTGCATCGACACTAAAAGCAAAACCAACGATGGCTGGAATAGAGCTTGCTTATAGTACCGAAAAAGGTGAATTCACAGCGGTGCCAATTAATTTAATTGATAAAGATAGTTCTATTACTAGTATTCGCTATGTTGCTTATTTAGAGGAAGATTATAAGGCAAATGGGGAGAACGCTAAAGAATATGCTTATTCTGTTGTTGATTCAAGCCAGAAGAAAACATCAGTAAAAGTTGGGCGAACAGTTGATATGAGCGATGGGAGTTACGTTTTTGTAGCTTACATCTCTGGCAATAATAATCAAGCCGACTTTACGTTTGCTACTCCAGTTTCTAATGCGGTAGTAGTTGGAATGAAATCTATACCAACTGTAGAATTTTCTCTGAAAGCAGCAGAACAAGATAAATTAACCATCAATTATGAAGTTTTTGATGCAGATAATACAATGCTTTATGATAATTTGACGCATCCAACCTTAAAACTTTATAAGTCGAATGCGCAAGGTTTATATAGTGGCAATCCGGTTGCTACAGTAGACCTGCGAAATAAATCTGACATTACAAATTTACTGGAATTCGATAGTTTAGAAAGTGAGACTTATTATGTTGTTGTAATGACAGCTTCTTATAATTTAGATGACGGGACAGGGATTATGGTGGATCAGCGTATTGGCCAATCTAGCGTGTTCCAAACAACGGAAATAGCGAAAGTTGATGCCACTTTTACACTCGAATCCGTTACGACCAAACAAGCGGAAATTAATGTCAAATTTTCTGAATCCGCGACGAAACTAAGCACGGCAAACTTAAAAATCTATGATAAGAAAAATAACACACTTATAAAAACGATTCCTTTAAATAGCGACTTTGAAAAGCTGATGAGTGCAGATGGGAAAAACTATCTTTTTGAAGATCTAGCTATTAATAAAGAATACTTGTTAAAAGTAGAAGATGGCCTTGATAGCGGAATGAACCAAGTCCCAGTAGAAGGCGAATTAGTTTTCAAAACTAAAAGAGAAACACCGATAACCGACAAAGTTCTACTTGATTACCAACCGAATAAAATGAAAGTGGGCGGGTTAGCCGGTATTGAAGCTACGGAAAAACCAATGCTGGATGATTACAATGCGGTTAGCTCTATCACGTACCGAATCTATAAAGTAGACGACTTAAATACGCCGCTTGTAGAACAAGAAGTTTCAACAGCAGCTGAATTTGAAAAGTATTCTTACTTTGATTTATCTAATGCCGATTTAGGACGCGGTTTTGATTACATGATTAAAGCAGAAGTAATTTGGAATGACAATTATGAAGATCATCGTATTGAAATCAGTTCTGAAACAATTCAAATTAAAAAAGAAAAACCAACTGTTGAATATGAAATTTTAAGAAGAACAGCGACGGAAGTAAAACTCAATGTTTATGTGAGAGATATTGAGGGCGCGATTATCCCTGGAAAATTAGATATTACTAGCTCAACAGGTGGGACTGTACCACTCGTGAATGGAAAAAACACAGTAACATTACCGCTTTCAAGTGAAGGCGCAACAACGATTAAAACAGTAGGTGACTATGTCGTTACTAGCGGAGAGCCAGCAGAATCAACTGTCTTTATGACAAAAAATTTGGTGGCGATGAATACAACGGCGCCGCAAGCTAGTGCGCAATTTGCATTAGACGAAACAGGGCGTTCACTGATTCTAACGCCGCAACCTGATGATGTGGCCAAAAGTAATGTAATGAAAACAACCTACAGTATTCAAGCCGAAAATAGTTCTAGCCCAGATTATTCAGTAGCTAAAATAGGCGATGAACAATTTGATGCTCAAACTATTGATTTGCCATTCGGGAATGTATGGTTTAACAATTCGTATCAGTTAGCGCTTGATATGAAAATGAACTATATGGAAAACAGAATAAACAATGAGAAGTTATTTGAAAACTATTACGTGTCACTAAATGATAACGCGGCATTTGTAACCTCGTCTAACGGCGGTGTATCAACAACTAGAAATGCAAATCGGGCAGATGTTTACCGCGTGACAAAAGGTCCAACTGACGCGGAAGGTAATATTTCAGGTGTTAAATTTAAAAATATTTGGACTGGGACTTACATTGCATACCGCGGCGGGGTTCTAATTAGTAACAGTGAGACTGCAGATCCGTTTAGTTTTAGACGTCAAGAAGATGGAAGTTATGTAGCGGAACTAAATGGTCGTTATGTTGACTTCTCATCAGGACTTGTTTCTACGGAAGCGGCCGGTTCAAAAATCGACCTTTATTCTGCGCAAGAAGAAACAGGGAAAGTTTCGCAATCGATAACTACGAAAGCATTAGCAGAGCCAAACATTACAGCTGAATCGCTTAGTATTTATGATAAGCGAGTTAAGTTAGATGTTATTGGTGAAGATAAGGATAATACCATTGTTAAAAAATCTAACGAAAATGAGCTGTTTGTCAACGCGTACAAAGAGGACGGGACAACACTTGTGAAGTCAGTTCGAATTGACGGCTTACCAACTCGAGATGTCTCTCTTACTGAACTTTCGCCTGATAAAACGTATGTTATTAAAGTAGAAGGAAAATATGATTTGTTAGACGGAGAAGGCGCAAAAAATAAAGTTTACTATACCGAAACAATCACTACGGAGAAAAGTCTACCAAGCATGGCTTCAACAAGTTACACGTGGAACCCAGCTTTTGGCTTCAGAACGATCAAAGGAAGTAACAACTTTATTGATGAAAGTAGCGTTTTAACAGACATCGAATATCGTTTGTATGATGCTGCGACAGTATCTTCTAGTTTAACGAATCTAGTCGCGCTGGAACAAGAATTAGGCAGCAAAACGCCAGCAGCGACATTTAATAATTTATCGAAGACGCCAGAATTTGGTTTATATAATAATCTGGGCATTCAAAACTATGCTTCCGGAAAAACCTATATAATTGCGGCCTTTATGAAAACAAGTCTAGCTAAGGCGCCAATTTTCTTAAGTGATGCAAAGTCAATTTATCTTGCACCACCAAAAACAGTTAGCGCACCAATTAAGCTAGAAAGCGTTTCAGCTAGGCAAGCAACATTGAAATTCTCTTATAACGACCCAGATAGTTACTTTGTAGGCGGGACCAATAAGCAATTCCAATATGTCTTAAAAGAAACAACGTCTGGCAAGATAGTTAAGAATGGTGCTTTCACAGGTGGAAATACAGCTAGTTGGTTGAACACATTCGACGATTTAGAGCCAGCGAAAGGTTATACCTTAACTATCAGCACAAATTACGACACGTTGGCTGGTGATGGAAGTCATCCATGGAGTACTAGTTTAAACTTTACGACCGATGATGAGTATGTAACCTCGAACTCGGTAACAATTCAACTTGATGCTGCAACGAAAAAAATCAAGCTTCAAGCAAAAGAATTAAGTCCAGGATCAACAACCATTGAAAAAATCGAAATGGAGTTCTATGAGTTGCTTGATTATGGTGGTAACAATGAGCGAACTAGTTTAGTTGAAAGAAAAACGGTCACTTTACCAAGCTCGTATCCCGCAACAATTTCTGAAAGCTTTAGTATTGCAGGGAAGAAGCAGAATCAAAGTTTCTTAGGCAAAATGGTCGTTACTTATCGTACGCCGTTGAATGAAGTTAAAACCTATGAAAAAACATCCAACTTTGTAACCTTGCAAGAAGATATTGCGGCAAACTTAAGGTCATTCAGAAGCGTAAGAGCTACTGATACTAATGTGGCTGTAGAACTAGACACGACAAAAGTAGATACAGAAGCAAAAGAAACTTACACGTTTGAGCTAAAAGATGAAGACGGCGAAGTGATTGATACAGAAAAAGTTGCAGCCAAAGATATTGCGGAGCCAGTTAATTTGTCGATGGAACCAACGAGCAATTATGCAATAACTGTATTCGATCAGAAAGATAAGCCAATTGCACTTTATCAAGGCAATAACGAAGAAAATAATCTTAAAGCTAATATCACTGATGATAGCTTCACCTTGATGGCAAATGACACCGCAGATGCGAAAACAAAACTGACTGTCACGATTGAACCAAAAGAACTTTCCGCTTGGGAAAAAGTACAGTCATGGTTCGGCAAAGATTTCACAGAAACAAAAACTGTCGAAAAAGAAGAGCTAGATGCTGGTGTGGAATTCGATACAAATTATCATGATTCGAAAGTTACTGTTAAAGAAACAGAATCAGGAAAAACTTTTGGGATTATCGAACTGGAGGCAAGTAAATGA
- the atpD gene encoding F0F1 ATP synthase subunit beta codes for MKKNTGTIISISGFVLKIEFNEGELPEISHALEYKTHQGTYLAEVVQHTGINTVSAIAIGEVSGLARGVEIVNLGHPIEVPVGETVQGRMLNVYGKAIDGLPEPEAKVKWPIFREQPLLRELDTNKEILYTGIKVIDLICPILKGGKTGLFGGAGVGKSVLMQELINNISMMGGNSVFTGVGERVREGIGLYKELESSGVLPQTTVVLGQMNESPGVRMRVALTGLTIAEYLRDEEKKDVLLFIDNVFRFIQAGSEVSSLQGKIPITGGYQSTLSKEVGDFQDRIASTKNGSITSIQCVFLPADDIDDPSAVATFSHLDSTIVLERSIAALGIFPAVNPLQSFSRALNPTFVGERHYQLAVQVKFILQRYMELQEIINVLGMAELSDEDKKLVHRARKIRNFLSQPFYVSEKFTGTEGIFVEIEDLLSSVERILSGEYDERSEREFLFIGSYKDLK; via the coding sequence ATGAAAAAAAACACTGGGACCATTATAAGTATTAGTGGTTTTGTTTTAAAAATTGAATTTAATGAAGGCGAACTACCTGAAATCAGCCATGCGCTTGAATATAAGACACATCAAGGAACTTATTTAGCGGAAGTTGTTCAACATACCGGAATTAATACAGTTTCAGCAATTGCGATTGGAGAAGTTAGTGGTCTGGCAAGAGGAGTAGAAATCGTTAATCTTGGTCATCCGATTGAAGTTCCTGTTGGAGAAACAGTTCAAGGACGGATGTTAAATGTTTATGGCAAAGCAATTGATGGGCTACCTGAGCCAGAAGCTAAAGTTAAATGGCCAATTTTTCGTGAACAACCTTTACTGCGAGAATTAGATACAAATAAAGAAATTCTTTATACAGGCATCAAAGTTATTGACTTGATTTGCCCAATTTTAAAAGGTGGTAAAACCGGACTTTTCGGTGGTGCCGGAGTTGGGAAATCCGTTTTAATGCAAGAGTTGATTAACAATATTAGCATGATGGGCGGGAATTCCGTTTTTACCGGGGTTGGCGAGCGTGTCAGAGAAGGTATTGGCTTGTACAAGGAACTAGAGTCTAGTGGTGTTTTACCTCAAACAACCGTCGTTCTGGGGCAAATGAATGAATCGCCAGGCGTGCGGATGCGTGTAGCATTGACGGGTCTTACAATAGCGGAGTATTTACGTGATGAAGAGAAAAAAGATGTTCTGCTATTTATCGATAATGTTTTTCGTTTCATCCAAGCAGGTTCCGAAGTATCCTCCTTGCAAGGTAAAATTCCGATTACAGGGGGATATCAATCAACGCTTTCAAAAGAAGTGGGTGATTTTCAGGACCGAATCGCATCTACAAAAAATGGTTCGATTACGTCAATCCAATGTGTATTTTTACCGGCCGATGATATTGATGATCCATCCGCGGTTGCGACGTTCAGTCATTTAGACTCAACGATTGTATTAGAACGTTCGATTGCAGCACTAGGGATTTTCCCAGCTGTTAATCCACTTCAATCATTTTCAAGGGCGCTTAATCCAACTTTTGTTGGCGAACGTCATTATCAATTAGCTGTGCAAGTGAAATTTATTCTACAACGTTATATGGAATTGCAAGAAATCATTAACGTGCTTGGGATGGCTGAGTTGAGTGATGAAGATAAAAAACTCGTTCACCGGGCGCGGAAAATTCGTAACTTCCTGTCACAACCATTTTACGTTTCTGAAAAATTCACTGGTACAGAAGGGATTTTTGTTGAAATTGAAGACTTACTGAGCAGTGTGGAACGCATTCTAAGCGGTGAATATGATGAACGTTCAGAGCGCGAATTCTTGTTTATTGGATCCTACAAAGACTTGAAATAG
- a CDS encoding F0F1 ATP synthase subunit delta — MEKLIQTIVLYGIFAVGFLYLLYFILQKLENILTSFFYEISQDKSLEKESLLRRLKRQKVATNQEEQKNRQLAIEAEQKETIFLEEIDQLVARNRKYEQELQIWQNEKSTQIVEVPSVETTPHAPFKSLSSCVNEIIQKVFVASEEEEAQLFTEAIREFDTLVRVEKIRLALPYKVLLRLFEMHTPEELHAFTKSFEKFNERASKLSVKQIYQSSYLSSEQKLKVMREDGTLDELNHQFVEFLFYMLTHFSYRQTRGLYRNYLEVYNVHFYTGLIRVDVANEESASHFDKLWKPTHTGYKIEYQVQKELIGGVIINYGTKSIDMSYQELIKRTTEKMESEVRL; from the coding sequence ATGGAGAAATTGATTCAAACGATAGTCCTTTATGGAATTTTTGCAGTTGGTTTTTTATATCTACTATATTTTATCTTGCAAAAATTGGAAAATATCTTAACGAGCTTTTTTTACGAAATTAGCCAAGATAAGTCACTTGAAAAAGAGAGTTTATTACGTCGCCTAAAACGACAAAAAGTTGCTACAAATCAAGAAGAACAGAAAAATAGGCAATTAGCGATTGAAGCAGAACAGAAAGAGACCATTTTTCTTGAAGAAATCGACCAGTTAGTTGCTCGAAATAGAAAATATGAACAAGAGTTACAAATTTGGCAAAATGAAAAATCAACTCAAATTGTTGAAGTTCCAAGCGTGGAAACGACGCCACATGCGCCGTTTAAATCACTAAGTAGCTGCGTTAATGAAATCATTCAAAAGGTTTTTGTTGCATCTGAAGAAGAGGAAGCGCAACTTTTCACGGAAGCAATTCGTGAATTTGATACGCTCGTCCGGGTTGAAAAAATCCGCCTAGCCCTTCCTTACAAAGTCCTTTTACGTTTGTTTGAAATGCATACACCAGAAGAGTTACACGCATTTACAAAGTCGTTTGAAAAGTTCAATGAGCGCGCAAGTAAGCTTTCTGTGAAACAAATTTATCAGAGTAGCTACTTGTCGTCGGAACAAAAATTAAAAGTGATGCGTGAAGACGGCACCTTAGATGAACTTAATCATCAATTTGTCGAATTTCTATTCTATATGTTGACGCATTTCTCTTATCGTCAAACACGTGGACTGTACCGGAATTATTTAGAGGTTTATAATGTTCACTTTTATACAGGGCTTATTCGTGTAGATGTTGCTAATGAAGAATCGGCAAGTCACTTTGATAAGCTGTGGAAACCGACACATACAGGCTATAAAATCGAGTATCAAGTTCAAAAGGAATTAATTGGTGGAGTTATTATCAATTATGGAACAAAGTCGATTGATATGAGCTATCAGGAACTAATCAAGCGCACAACAGAAAAAATGGAATCGGAAGTGAGACTTTGA